Proteins encoded together in one Anaerococcus murdochii window:
- a CDS encoding nucleoside recognition domain-containing protein, translating into MPIRPDGNIANSLIYKVGTFIEPVTKLFGLPWQLFMAFVASAMGKESALGVMASLFTSSGIWHAVEVKGTVDTAILSNNMLTMISKPEALAFTFAFFFNMPCLMALAATAQETHSKNGR; encoded by the coding sequence TTGCCTATACGCCCTGATGGAAATATAGCTAACAGCCTTATTTATAAAGTAGGAACATTTATAGAGCCTGTAACAAAATTGTTTGGGTTACCATGGCAATTATTTATGGCTTTTGTTGCTTCTGCAATGGGAAAAGAATCGGCATTAGGAGTAATGGCATCATTATTTACTTCTTCAGGAATATGGCATGCAGTTGAGGTTAAAGGGACAGTAGATACCGCTATTCTAAGCAATAATATGTTGACAATGATTTCAAAGCCGGAAGCCTTAGCATTTACTTTTGCCTTTTTCTTCAATATGCCTTGTTTGATGGCTCTTGCAGCTACCGCACAAGAAACACATTCAAAAAATGGACGATAA
- the feoB gene encoding ferrous iron transport protein B — protein MKKITIALLGQPNSGKSTLFNGLTGSNQHVGNWPGKTVEKKEGEFSYKDTNYTIVDLPGTYGLSANSEEEVITREYIETGNADLIAIMADASQLNRSLFMLSDYIGINIPVVLIMNMMDVATSQGKNINIKGLQKSLNIPVIPIVAADKKEYKEFYAFLEHSDRGKILSDENLERAYENIVGDNYKLLKKHIPDKGIGVFSKSWIIGKLLDQDAKVIALVKDNVEKVEFEEIENVLKSIKNGNLITGNCKFEWIDKLINANVIQKKRVFKRSKFDRIATSKAFGKPMAIGVIILGLVASMLIGFPLMGLFGFVIPKISTLLAKGLVAIGVSNWLISLLCGAVMTAITFALQMASYVLGISLVFGFLEDVGYMARVSYVFDNTMSKLGLQGKAIMPFLLSFGCNIGGITGTRVIDSWGQRVMTIALSWVVPCGSTWGVVGLVTGTFFGKQAVFVILSLFAVAFLHLLITYRIFRKSLYEGSEHFGMIMELPPYHKPHWKNLLSSVMNRMGNVLKRALSIIILISVIFWILAYTP, from the coding sequence ATGAAGAAAATAACGATTGCTTTGCTGGGGCAGCCTAATTCTGGAAAATCGACTTTGTTTAATGGGTTGACAGGCTCAAATCAACATGTTGGAAATTGGCCGGGTAAAACCGTTGAGAAAAAAGAAGGCGAATTTTCGTATAAAGATACCAATTATACGATTGTGGATTTACCAGGAACTTACGGATTATCAGCAAATTCAGAGGAAGAAGTTATAACAAGAGAATATATAGAAACCGGGAACGCAGACCTAATTGCTATTATGGCAGATGCTTCACAATTAAATCGAAGTCTATTTATGCTCTCTGACTACATTGGAATAAATATTCCGGTTGTCTTAATCATGAACATGATGGATGTTGCTACAAGTCAAGGGAAAAATATAAATATAAAGGGGTTACAAAAATCCTTGAATATACCTGTCATTCCTATCGTTGCGGCAGATAAAAAGGAATACAAAGAGTTTTATGCTTTTCTGGAGCATTCAGATAGAGGAAAAATTTTATCTGACGAAAATTTAGAAAGGGCATATGAAAATATTGTTGGAGATAACTATAAGCTATTAAAAAAACATATCCCTGATAAAGGTATAGGTGTATTTTCAAAGTCGTGGATTATCGGAAAATTATTAGATCAGGATGCAAAAGTAATTGCGTTAGTAAAAGATAATGTTGAAAAAGTCGAATTTGAAGAAATAGAGAACGTATTAAAAAGCATAAAAAATGGCAATTTAATAACCGGTAATTGTAAATTTGAATGGATAGATAAACTTATCAATGCAAATGTTATTCAGAAAAAGAGAGTATTTAAGAGAAGCAAATTTGATCGTATAGCCACAAGTAAAGCTTTCGGAAAACCTATGGCTATCGGAGTTATCATTTTAGGATTAGTTGCTTCTATGCTCATCGGATTTCCGCTAATGGGGTTATTTGGGTTTGTTATACCTAAAATATCAACATTGTTGGCAAAGGGGCTTGTCGCCATTGGAGTATCAAATTGGCTGATTTCACTTTTGTGTGGAGCCGTAATGACTGCAATTACTTTTGCATTGCAAATGGCAAGTTATGTATTGGGAATTAGCTTAGTATTTGGATTCTTGGAAGATGTAGGATATATGGCAAGAGTTTCCTATGTCTTTGACAACACTATGTCGAAATTAGGATTGCAAGGAAAAGCAATTATGCCGTTCTTGTTAAGTTTCGGCTGTAATATAGGTGGAATCACAGGAACGAGAGTAATTGATTCATGGGGACAGAGGGTTATGACGATTGCATTATCTTGGGTAGTCCCTTGCGGGTCAACATGGGGAGTAGTCGGGCTTGTTACAGGAACATTCTTCGGAAAACAGGCAGTATTTGTGATATTAAGCCTATTTGCAGTTGCTTTTCTACATTTACTAATCACATATAGGATTTTCAGAAAATCGCTTTATGAGGGAAGTGAACATTTTGGAATGATTATGGAACTTCCACCATATCACAAGCCACATTGGAAAAATTTACTTTCTTCTGTAATGAATAGGATGGGAAATGTACTGAAAAGGGCATTGAGTATCATTATCCTTATTTCTGTTATATTTTGGATTCTTGCCTATACGCCCTGA
- a CDS encoding FeoA family protein: protein MERLSTLKEKTKGKVVEIIGDTHFQSRIISIGITVGSDVEVIQNYKKQPILIYCRDTMIAVNKIEAEKIMMEVL, encoded by the coding sequence ATGGAGAGGCTTAGTACTTTGAAAGAAAAGACAAAAGGTAAAGTTGTTGAAATTATTGGTGATACACATTTTCAAAGCAGAATAATATCTATCGGAATAACTGTCGGAAGCGATGTTGAAGTTATCCAGAATTATAAAAAGCAACCTATTCTCATTTATTGTAGAGATACGATGATAGCTGTCAATAAGATAGAGGCAGAGAAAATAATGATGGAGGTACTTTGA
- a CDS encoding ABC transporter ATP-binding protein — MLKIIRTLLKDKKEKLYLPIFLMVIDSIGSIVLYLMLYFTVVNILQNTLTKTLIIEYTVICFISMIARILIYRHAYYLSFSRGAEMCGDMRLDLANHYRSLSLGHFQKNSSGYLLSTLTKDLSSFELIITHTLPSVIKTAVTAILILLGTFFIDWKLALLECLVLLIAYPMLIWGNKLIEKYGARKRNLNSKMISIILEYIQGMKAFKSANMTSEHFERMINTLENVRKTSVNAEKKMALPTSMYFITVNFLLPIVLLIGGYLLINGSVRTEQFVAFMLMSLALSALLIAFQHSYGLLKDLKLAASNLEKAYETKPLPYSENEVELENFDIQFKNVNFSYDRNKTILNNISFEAKEGTSTALIGPSGGGKTTIANLIARFWDVNSGEIIIGGKNIKSIKPDVLLKYVSQVFQDNVLLTDTVYNNIRVGKPNATKEEVYQAAKLACCHEFILKMKDGYETEIKDGGSTLSGGERQRIAIARAILKDAPILLLDESTASLDPDNEAKINNALEHLMQGKTVFVIAHRLNTIKNANQIILINNGRIEEQGNHNELYGKKGHYYEMVNTQERAKKWMIKENSYGEA, encoded by the coding sequence ATGCTTAAGATTATTAGAACACTTCTGAAAGATAAAAAAGAAAAATTGTATTTACCGATTTTTCTAATGGTTATTGATTCGATAGGAAGCATTGTTTTGTATTTAATGCTCTATTTTACCGTTGTTAATATATTGCAAAATACATTAACTAAAACCTTAATCATAGAATATACGGTAATATGTTTCATCAGTATGATTGCAAGGATACTGATTTATAGGCATGCATACTATTTGAGCTTTTCAAGAGGAGCTGAAATGTGTGGAGATATGCGTTTGGATTTAGCAAATCATTATAGGAGTTTGAGCCTTGGTCATTTCCAAAAAAATAGTAGTGGTTATCTATTATCAACTCTTACAAAGGATTTGAGTAGTTTTGAACTGATCATAACGCACACTTTACCATCGGTTATTAAAACGGCAGTTACAGCAATATTGATTTTATTAGGCACATTTTTTATCGATTGGAAGCTCGCATTATTAGAGTGTTTAGTATTGCTTATCGCATATCCTATGTTGATATGGGGCAACAAATTGATAGAAAAATACGGGGCAAGAAAAAGAAATTTAAATTCTAAGATGATTTCTATTATTTTAGAGTACATTCAAGGTATGAAAGCGTTTAAGTCAGCTAATATGACAAGTGAACATTTTGAAAGAATGATAAATACACTTGAAAATGTTAGAAAGACAAGCGTAAACGCAGAAAAGAAAATGGCGTTACCTACAAGTATGTACTTTATCACAGTTAACTTTTTGCTTCCGATAGTTCTTCTTATAGGAGGATATTTGCTTATAAATGGTAGTGTTAGAACTGAACAGTTTGTGGCTTTTATGCTTATGAGTTTAGCATTATCTGCACTTCTTATTGCCTTTCAACATTCCTATGGACTATTGAAAGATTTGAAATTAGCTGCAAGTAATCTTGAGAAAGCTTATGAAACGAAGCCATTGCCTTATTCTGAAAATGAAGTTGAATTAGAAAATTTTGATATTCAATTTAAGAATGTAAATTTTTCTTATGATAGAAATAAAACGATTCTGAACAATATTTCTTTTGAAGCAAAAGAAGGAACTTCTACAGCTTTAATTGGTCCTTCCGGTGGAGGAAAAACTACAATCGCTAATTTGATTGCAAGATTTTGGGATGTAAATAGTGGAGAAATTATAATTGGTGGAAAAAATATAAAATCCATAAAACCTGATGTGTTGCTTAAATATGTTAGTCAGGTTTTTCAAGATAATGTACTGTTAACCGATACTGTTTATAACAATATCAGGGTTGGAAAACCTAATGCAACAAAGGAAGAAGTTTATCAAGCTGCAAAATTAGCTTGTTGCCATGAATTTATTTTGAAAATGAAGGATGGATATGAAACGGAAATAAAAGATGGAGGAAGTACATTATCCGGCGGTGAACGACAAAGGATTGCTATTGCAAGAGCGATTCTGAAGGATGCACCAATTCTTTTGTTGGATGAATCTACAGCTTCTCTTGATCCTGATAATGAAGCTAAAATCAATAATGCTTTGGAGCATTTAATGCAAGGAAAGACAGTTTTTGTTATTGCTCACAGATTGAATACCATTAAAAACGCTAATCAAATTATTTTGATAAATAACGGAAGAATTGAAGAACAAGGAAATCATAATGAACTTTATGGAAAAAAAGGACATTACTATGAAATGGTAAATACACAGGAAAGAGCGAAAAAGTGGATGATAAAGGAGAATAGTTATGGAGAGGCTTAG
- a CDS encoding ABC transporter ATP-binding protein — protein sequence MEKKKTGISYVFQLAKDERKKLHLGMFLSVISAALSLVPYFVVYKILLMIFQKNISYTEILMWAGIGIISAVLQAILMSFAGILSHTAAFNTIHRIKLKVVNHISKFNLGFFQEHAPGEIKTLLFDDVDRVENFLAHSTLELAQAAVVPVIMFIFMLKLNWMMALVMLIPMILGLGIPMMLMKNYPDMSTELSEDIADLNASANEFIKAMPVIKMYHLTAEKFEQYRSSLNAYITCWKKMCMSSCYPLSITLVVLDSAILFTLPFGGYFFLRNSLSATSYLLFIMLTMCFFVSFLNMVTIFMQSMELGSGLDNIKKIMDMDELKDGTKIINKNECMKIDFKDVTFSYDDEETKNKALQHINLSLKPNTINAFVGPSGAGKTTAAQLIGRYWDVTSGAIKINDIPINELKIDNLMDITSFVFQDVFLLEDTLYENIRMGTDTDENKIIEAAKAAQIHDFIMSLPNGYQTRIGDQGVKLSGGQQQRISIARAILKDSPIIIFDEATSYSDIENEYQIQLALQNLLKNKTIIMIAHRLHTIKNADQIVVFDEGEVVEVGTHKTLLERKGVYESMWNTYTKDYFGEGVSANA from the coding sequence ATGGAAAAAAAGAAGACAGGGATATCTTATGTATTCCAATTAGCAAAAGATGAGAGAAAAAAGCTACATTTAGGAATGTTTTTATCTGTCATTTCTGCGGCTTTATCATTAGTTCCTTATTTTGTAGTTTATAAGATATTACTAATGATATTCCAGAAGAATATTTCGTATACAGAAATTTTAATGTGGGCAGGTATAGGAATTATAAGTGCTGTTTTGCAAGCAATACTAATGTCCTTTGCGGGCATTTTATCTCATACAGCAGCTTTTAACACAATACACAGAATTAAGCTGAAAGTTGTAAATCATATTTCAAAATTTAATTTGGGATTCTTTCAAGAGCATGCCCCCGGAGAAATTAAAACATTGTTGTTTGATGATGTAGATAGAGTTGAAAATTTTTTGGCTCATAGCACTTTGGAATTAGCTCAGGCAGCAGTTGTTCCGGTTATTATGTTCATTTTCATGTTGAAATTAAATTGGATGATGGCACTTGTTATGCTTATTCCTATGATTTTGGGATTAGGAATTCCTATGATGCTAATGAAAAATTATCCGGATATGTCAACGGAGCTATCCGAAGATATTGCTGATTTAAATGCTTCGGCAAACGAATTTATAAAGGCTATGCCTGTAATAAAAATGTATCATTTAACAGCAGAAAAATTTGAACAATATAGAAGCTCATTGAATGCGTATATTACTTGTTGGAAAAAGATGTGTATGAGCTCTTGCTATCCTTTATCAATAACCTTAGTGGTTTTGGATTCAGCAATCTTATTTACATTGCCGTTCGGAGGATATTTCTTTTTGAGAAATTCTTTATCAGCAACATCCTATTTGCTATTTATTATGCTTACAATGTGCTTTTTTGTTTCGTTCTTAAATATGGTAACAATCTTTATGCAATCTATGGAGCTTGGAAGCGGATTGGATAACATAAAAAAAATAATGGATATGGATGAATTGAAAGACGGAACAAAAATCATAAACAAGAATGAGTGTATGAAAATAGATTTTAAAGACGTTACTTTCAGCTATGACGATGAAGAAACAAAAAATAAAGCATTACAACATATAAATTTATCCTTAAAACCGAATACAATAAATGCTTTTGTGGGACCTTCCGGTGCAGGCAAGACAACTGCTGCACAATTGATTGGGAGGTACTGGGATGTAACAAGTGGAGCAATTAAAATTAACGACATACCGATCAATGAATTAAAAATAGATAATTTGATGGACATTACATCATTTGTTTTTCAAGATGTATTTCTTTTGGAGGACACTCTCTATGAGAATATTCGTATGGGAACAGATACAGATGAAAATAAGATTATTGAGGCTGCAAAAGCAGCACAAATTCATGACTTTATTATGAGTTTACCGAATGGATATCAGACAAGAATCGGGGATCAAGGGGTGAAATTGTCAGGTGGACAGCAACAAAGAATCTCAATCGCTAGAGCAATACTCAAAGATTCTCCAATTATTATTTTTGATGAAGCAACTTCCTATTCAGATATAGAAAATGAGTACCAGATACAGTTAGCACTTCAAAACTTGTTGAAAAATAAAACAATCATTATGATTGCTCATCGTTTGCATACTATTAAGAATGCAGATCAAATTGTTGTATTTGATGAAGGGGAAGTCGTAGAGGTTGGAACACATAAAACTCTTTTAGAAAGAAAAGGGGTCTATGAAAGTATGTGGAACACATACACAAAAGATTACTTTGGAGAGGGGGTAAGTGCAAATGCTTAA
- a CDS encoding helix-turn-helix transcriptional regulator, which yields MDRTVIDYLTNLVHDAPFIPVPTLSTENKQIFKIDPHFGKGTFRILKFDSRLILILIANFTPNETMEKITEVSEKYLEISQFETESSSFKVGGRKLNNVEKGIYCYLNTEKKTYTYCEANKPVKFTKIILTKEYFDTFLKLKYDDFEYEKAKILNSYLLKTQNSPQLNFIFQQIRESQAEGKILPLYLESKVMELLSIIITELEEKEKNISVVLTKKDKQNLKRAVSAMKKDLSVHIDGLELSKIALMSPARFQLAFRKYYGVPPYEYLKELRLNRALLLLKNPEYKISTIAEKVGYTHTGHFAKIFKSTYGITPSKYRSMLN from the coding sequence ATGGATAGAACAGTTATTGATTATTTAACAAACTTAGTACATGACGCTCCTTTTATTCCTGTTCCAACTTTATCAACTGAAAACAAACAAATCTTTAAAATAGATCCCCATTTTGGCAAAGGTACTTTTCGCATACTAAAATTTGACAGCCGTTTAATTCTAATTTTAATTGCTAACTTTACTCCAAATGAAACAATGGAGAAAATAACCGAAGTATCTGAAAAGTATTTAGAGATTAGCCAATTTGAAACAGAAAGCAGTTCATTTAAAGTCGGTGGCAGAAAGTTAAATAATGTAGAAAAAGGTATATATTGTTACTTAAATACAGAAAAGAAAACTTATACCTATTGTGAGGCAAATAAGCCTGTAAAGTTTACGAAAATAATCCTAACCAAAGAATACTTTGATACTTTCTTAAAATTAAAATATGATGATTTTGAATATGAAAAAGCAAAGATTCTTAATTCTTATTTGTTAAAAACTCAAAATTCTCCGCAGTTGAATTTTATATTTCAACAGATAAGAGAATCCCAAGCTGAAGGAAAGATTTTGCCTTTATATTTGGAAAGCAAAGTTATGGAACTATTATCTATCATAATTACAGAGTTAGAAGAAAAGGAAAAAAATATATCCGTTGTCTTAACTAAAAAAGATAAGCAAAATCTGAAAAGGGCTGTATCAGCTATGAAAAAAGATTTATCGGTTCATATTGACGGACTTGAACTCTCTAAAATTGCTTTAATGAGTCCTGCACGATTTCAATTAGCTTTTCGCAAATACTACGGTGTTCCTCCCTACGAGTACTTAAAAGAACTAAGGCTTAATAGGGCATTATTATTGCTGAAAAATCCCGAGTATAAAATATCTACGATAGCAGAAAAAGTTGGCTATACACACACAGGACATTTTGCTAAAATATTCAAATCAACTTATGGTATCACACCAAGTAAATATAGAAGTATGCTTAACTAA
- a CDS encoding recombinase family protein: protein MRNVEKITALYERLSRDDELEGESNSIVNQKKILEEYASKNNLTNIIHFTDDGISGTQFDRPGFMEMMNGVNTGNIGCIIVKDMSRLGRDYLKVGQCMEILRQKGVRLIAINDNVDSFYREDDFTPFRNIMNEWYARDTSRKIQSTFRSKGESGKHTASTPPYGYIKDEKDKDKWVVDEKAAEIVRRIFNLTMDGAGPYKIAKILEADKIDIPAYHQKKLGYGLHQSKNFEYPYRWCSSTIASILKKKEYLGHTVNFKTRKHFKDKKSKYVSEDNWLIFENTHEAIIDQETFDNVQRIRGNVKRYPDGWGEYHPLTGLMYCADCGSKMYVHRTNNYKNIPYYVCSNYKKVPCGTLCPSAHRIKAEVVLNLIQETLKDIKNYLDEDNEAFIHSIQNEMEEKEKAHIEKKKIRLTESQNRLQELERLMCRIYEDMILNKIPNNRYEILNNQYETEQLTLSKEIKDLELVISRYEKETDKARKFISLISRYENFDNLTNTMINEFVKKIIIHERDRKGSQTSKQKIEIYFNFIGNYEVPKEELSEEERSKLEEEERKINERRDRLHQNYLKRKANGKQQEYEERYKERREQKKQEKLKVLKRAGILMKDYKNKESFKESV, encoded by the coding sequence GTGAGGAATGTTGAAAAGATAACAGCACTCTATGAGAGATTAAGTCGAGATGATGAACTTGAAGGAGAGAGTAACTCAATCGTTAATCAAAAGAAAATCCTTGAAGAATATGCAAGTAAGAATAATTTAACCAACATCATCCATTTTACAGATGACGGAATAAGCGGGACACAGTTTGATAGACCAGGCTTTATGGAAATGATGAATGGAGTAAATACTGGAAATATCGGTTGTATCATCGTAAAGGATATGAGTAGACTCGGCAGAGATTATCTCAAAGTCGGTCAATGTATGGAGATATTAAGACAAAAGGGCGTAAGATTGATTGCTATCAATGACAATGTAGACAGCTTTTACAGAGAAGATGATTTTACCCCTTTTAGAAATATTATGAATGAATGGTATGCAAGAGATACTTCAAGAAAAATACAATCTACATTTAGATCAAAAGGAGAAAGCGGAAAGCATACGGCAAGCACTCCACCTTATGGCTACATCAAAGATGAAAAAGACAAAGATAAGTGGGTTGTAGATGAAAAAGCAGCCGAGATAGTAAGACGAATATTTAATCTTACAATGGACGGAGCAGGACCATACAAAATAGCAAAGATACTGGAAGCGGATAAGATAGATATACCCGCTTATCATCAGAAAAAATTGGGATATGGATTACATCAAAGCAAAAACTTTGAATATCCTTATCGTTGGTGTAGCTCCACAATTGCAAGTATCTTAAAGAAAAAAGAATACTTAGGGCATACAGTTAACTTTAAAACAAGAAAGCATTTCAAGGATAAGAAAAGTAAATATGTATCCGAAGATAATTGGCTCATCTTTGAAAATACTCACGAAGCCATCATAGACCAAGAAACCTTTGATAATGTGCAAAGGATAAGAGGAAATGTAAAAAGGTATCCTGATGGTTGGGGCGAATATCACCCACTAACAGGACTGATGTATTGTGCAGATTGTGGAAGCAAGATGTATGTTCATAGGACAAATAACTATAAGAATATTCCTTATTATGTTTGCAGTAATTATAAGAAAGTACCTTGCGGAACGCTATGTCCATCAGCTCATAGGATAAAAGCAGAAGTAGTCTTAAACCTTATCCAAGAAACATTAAAAGATATAAAAAATTATCTTGATGAAGATAATGAAGCATTTATTCATTCCATTCAAAATGAAATGGAAGAAAAGGAAAAGGCACATATAGAAAAGAAAAAGATAAGATTAACAGAAAGCCAAAACAGGCTTCAAGAGCTGGAACGATTGATGTGCAGAATTTATGAAGATATGATTTTAAATAAGATACCGAATAATCGCTATGAAATTTTAAATAACCAATATGAAACTGAGCAACTCACGTTAAGTAAAGAGATTAAAGACTTAGAGCTTGTAATATCAAGATATGAAAAGGAAACAGATAAGGCAAGAAAATTCATATCCCTTATTAGTCGTTATGAAAACTTTGATAATCTCACAAACACAATGATAAATGAGTTTGTAAAGAAGATAATCATTCATGAAAGAGATAGGAAAGGCAGTCAAACATCAAAGCAAAAGATAGAAATATATTTTAACTTCATAGGAAATTATGAAGTGCCAAAAGAAGAGTTAAGCGAAGAAGAACGATCAAAACTTGAGGAAGAAGAACGAAAAATTAATGAGAGAAGAGACAGACTTCATCAAAATTATCTAAAGCGTAAAGCAAATGGAAAACAACAGGAGTATGAGGAAAGGTATAAGGAAAGGAGAGAACAGAAAAAACAGGAGAAGTTAAAGGTTTTGAAAAGGGCAGGTATACTGATGAAGGATTATAAAAACAAGGAATCATTTAAAGAGAGCGTGTAA
- a CDS encoding transposon-encoded TnpW family protein translates to MEEEKREIKAPPNKQLIMDIGKTKYTVNLHFKQGTGETYKDKILKLINREAEKI, encoded by the coding sequence ATGGAAGAAGAAAAAAGAGAAATAAAAGCACCACCTAATAAACAGTTAATTATGGATATTGGAAAGACAAAATACACTGTAAACCTACATTTCAAGCAAGGAACAGGCGAAACATACAAAGATAAAATACTAAAACTAATTAATAGGGAAGCGGAAAAGATATAA
- a CDS encoding GNAT family N-acetyltransferase yields the protein MLRLRPYNINDADTILSWSKDEMSFYKWSAGVLGEYPITKEKFDFVNNLMAFTAIEDDNIIGFFTMRRPLENFDELRFGFIVVDPSHRGKGYGKVMLQLGLKFAFEIYGAKKVSLSVFENNEPAYLCYKAVGFDDVILDKTEKYNVLGKEWECKELMIENR from the coding sequence ATGTTGAGATTAAGACCTTATAATATAAATGATGCAGATACAATTCTTTCTTGGAGTAAAGATGAAATGTCTTTTTACAAATGGTCTGCTGGTGTTTTGGGAGAATATCCAATAACAAAAGAAAAATTTGATTTTGTTAATAATCTAATGGCTTTTACAGCTATTGAAGATGATAATATAATAGGTTTTTTTACAATGAGAAGACCTTTAGAAAACTTTGATGAATTGAGGTTTGGTTTCATAGTTGTTGACCCTTCACATCGTGGCAAAGGATATGGGAAGGTAATGCTTCAGTTAGGTTTAAAGTTTGCATTTGAAATCTATGGAGCAAAAAAGGTTTCATTAAGCGTTTTTGAAAATAATGAACCAGCATATTTATGTTATAAAGCAGTTGGTTTTGATGATGTAATTCTTGATAAAACAGAAAAATATAATGTTTTGGGAAAAGAATGGGAATGTAAAGAATTGATGATTGAAAATAGGTAA